A part of Alphaproteobacteria bacterium genomic DNA contains:
- a CDS encoding LacI family DNA-binding transcriptional regulator codes for MNLKELSEHLGLSQTTVSRALNGFPEVKESTRLRVLEAAKKHNYSPNLRAKNLATGRAMATGHVIPLSSKHEMVNPIFGDFIAGAGEVYARNGYEMILSIVNDRDEASVYRQLKAKGTVDGLIVHGPRINDKRIDLLREIGIPFLVHGRASGINSPYSWLDVNNRSAFNRATDFLLDLGHSRVALINGLEAMDFAYRRRDGYEQSLHARGIEPDPQLMRSDEMTEFYGYRSAREMMALDEPPTAYLVSSIIAAFGIRRAVEEDGLRIGRDISIITFDDALSYMKNGEDVPIFTAARSSVRDAGRQAGQMLLELIRKPEAGPLNTLLEAELMVGTSTGPVPRG; via the coding sequence ATGAATCTTAAGGAGTTGTCGGAACATCTGGGCCTCTCCCAGACCACGGTCAGCCGAGCCTTGAACGGCTTTCCCGAGGTCAAGGAATCGACTCGACTGCGGGTGTTGGAGGCGGCCAAGAAACATAATTATTCACCCAATCTGCGCGCCAAGAACCTGGCAACGGGCCGAGCCATGGCCACCGGCCACGTCATCCCACTGTCGTCGAAGCACGAGATGGTCAATCCCATTTTCGGTGACTTCATCGCCGGTGCCGGCGAGGTCTATGCACGCAACGGCTACGAGATGATCCTGTCGATCGTCAACGACCGCGACGAGGCTTCCGTCTATCGCCAGCTGAAGGCCAAGGGCACCGTCGACGGGCTGATCGTTCACGGGCCGAGGATCAACGACAAGCGCATCGATCTGCTCCGGGAGATCGGTATCCCGTTTCTGGTGCACGGACGAGCGTCGGGCATCAACTCGCCCTATTCCTGGCTCGACGTCAACAATCGCAGCGCCTTCAACAGGGCGACGGATTTTCTGCTGGATCTGGGGCACAGCCGCGTAGCCCTGATCAATGGACTGGAAGCCATGGATTTCGCCTATCGGCGGCGCGACGGCTACGAGCAGTCGCTGCATGCCCGCGGCATCGAGCCGGATCCACAGCTCATGCGTTCCGACGAAATGACCGAGTTTTACGGCTACCGGTCGGCCCGCGAAATGATGGCGCTCGACGAGCCCCCCACAGCTTACCTTGTTTCTTCAATCATCGCAGCATTCGGAATACGCCGCGCCGTCGAAGAAGACGGCTTGCGCATCGGGCGCGACATTTCGATCATCACCTTCGACGACGCCCTGTCCTATATGAAGAACGGCGAGGACGTGCCGATCTTTACGGCAGCCCGTTCGTCCGTGCGCGACGCCGGCCGGCAGGCTGGCCAGATGTTGCTGGAACTGATTCGCAAGCCGGAGGCTGGCCCCCTCAACACCTTGCTTGAGGCGGAACTGATGGTCGGCACGTCCACGGGCCCGGTGCCGCGCGGTTAG